Below is a window of Ischnura elegans chromosome 1, ioIscEleg1.1, whole genome shotgun sequence DNA.
ataataatatacttggaaacgcaaaaaaacgcgagcgctatgaatttgttattgaatacctttattatacgcaaccgaaattctcggtacgtagtgaagaaaatcttgtcgcatttcaaatcggacccaaaaatacgatttaagccacaaggaaaatagaataatttttaaactaattcgagtgattatttgggacttccgtttctattaactgacttgagattatttcttaaaccacttatgcatttttattgcatatattaaagaattttcgttttctcgaccaaacgtatcagactgaacctggccatggtatgttggcgcgtagaagacagttccaaaacaaatgatgacttATATAAATCGCAtagatttgttcacaaagaattacaaacgtatggaaagccgttatacatgaatcttctcagtacacaacagttacaatatgaatgatgacgcccggaaatcctgtcatctcattcaaagggagttccaaatgaattttctccgtacacagcagttacaatacgaatgatgacgtctggaaatcctgccgaatcgttcaaaagtagttccaaatgagtagaaagcagttccaaacgaacacactctgtacaaaggagttccaaaggggatcacaaatgagttacaaacgtcttcatatttctaatttttggtacaaatgagtggaaatgagtttcacagcagttccaatgcagattttggtgttccaaagcagtttcaaaagggttccaaagcagttgcaaagcaaaaatttttccctgagacaGTACCAAATATCTTAGATAATATCTTAATGTGAATCTTCATTGGTGAgtacatattacaagaataatgaAATTACTACTGGTATCCACTTGATTAGGAAACTTACTTGCCCCAACTACCTCCACGCAGACTGGGTCTTATCAACTATGCACAAATTCATTCCTATTTAGCCTACAAAATTTTCTTCTAGGGAAATGCTAGTGTAGCTAGAGATGAAGCAATTTCTATGTGAAAGGTGGCTGTTCAATCATTGTTAAGGGTTTCAATAAGGACACTCACTCTGCCATGTACTTATTATATTGTCATGAATTTTTTACGTTTGTCTGTTGTAATCAACATATGCTGATGCCTAATTCTGCTATACATAGCCATGTGAAATGTggtaaagaaaatattcatcTGGCTAATCAGCCACTGAACATAAGAAAGGTCCTCAATTCAGCCTCAATGACCTACAATGAGATTCCTAATTCAATTAAACATTTAGCCTgccaaaatatctttaaaaataaattaaaaaatctgcAAATTCATAAATGCTACTACAGCATCGTCGAGATTTTGTATGATAACTTTTTTGTAATCTGCATTTTACTGCTTGTTTCTTcttttgtgtgtattttttctatgattatgaCCTATGCTATTCATGTTAACCTGCAGGACATAAAACGTtggtattattatcattttttaataaggATGGTGGTGCGCTTGCCTTTTTTTAATGCAGATACATTAATGTTGGTAATTTCTTTCAGGGTTTCTTTGTTGGAGTAAATATCAAGGACCATCGCTGTGGAGAACATTAGTGGCTTTTATTCCCCTAAGCAATGacagtaaaatgtattttattggaatgtgtgatgtatttttaatcatcatggatTCATGTTGACATCTGCTGTGTCTGACTGCAATTGTATTGATTTTGTTGTGTTTACTGCTCATTATTTCGTTTATTAAATCTTTATTAGgaagtgcaattttttatttattttctatctcccaGTATACCAAATCGTGCAACCTGTGATTTATTGCAGCAATTTCACTAATAATCTCCAAGCTTCGCAGTACTCAGAGATTATTTGGTAAATATCTGATTCTACATAATGATCAGTAATTCTCAGTGAATAAATTCCTATTAGGGTGAGATGTTCCAGTTTCACGATGCTTCAAACAATAAGTAAGTATATTATAAAGTCCAGCTGTATAATTAGTCTTttaatttcagggaatgtttttttCTAGGGAGGTTTGGtctattgcaattaaaattatcacttttacatatTTGATATGTTGGTGTTACTTTGAGTTGTAATAAACCAAGactccttgaaaaaaaatatcccttttaaaACTACTGGAATTAATGGAATAGGCAGTGAGGCCGATTTGAATTTTCcggtgacaactaacgccatctattgctGCGTATGAGCACTAGGTCGGCCGGGCCACGAATTTAACACAGTCGACACTCCTTGCTCCCCGCGGAGGTTTGAATAGGATTCCCTCGGAGAGCAGCCGGCGTCCCGAAGGAAGCAGCGACGCAGGAAAGGCCGAAAAACAGATAAAACGCATGTTGGATATTTCTTCCAGATACATGAAAAGCTCAAAACAAGGTTTTTACATATCCCCCAATCTTTCGCGGGGGGGCATGATACGTATGGCGACCCACCAGTATCACACTAAAATGgctacactttgatcttagctataaggccgaggagccgtgcCCATACGTTTATAGAGTATTATTCAAATACATTATTAATCTCAAAACATGAGTTAGATACAGATCCCCCAACCTTTCGTGAGGGAGGATGATACAAGAGGGCGACCCACCAAGTGTGGGCCGCCCTTGTAATGGCATTGGCTCTATTACATTGTATTTGGTGGCCCCTCACTTAGGGGCCACTTGTCACCGCCGGCCTCGAAGTGAAGAGGTCGGGAATTGTTTCAAAGTCTATAGTCCACTTCACTAATTTTCACTCCTTCATTTTCACTTATATATCATTCATTCAGGGAGGAAATAAATCAACTCATTCACTCATATTTATTTGCAGATCAATCATTCGTACCATACACGCATGCGAGGCGGCCACTTATACCCCGTGTCCGCCCGCCCTTTCATACCTGCGCCGTGGCCACTTACACACTATGGCCACGAGCGCATTTTCTCCTTCGCGACGTTCTTCTGTCCGGTCTTCCCCGTCCGTCAGCGCGTGGAAGGCCACCTAGTTCCACGCGCCACCACTCCACGAAGGCAGTTGCCTGCCTGCAGGCGGTCGCCGAGCGCGTGAGGAGTCCCCAGGTCCACGTGCATCTCTCCTGCGCATCCTGCTGCTGGCGTCGTCGGCATGACAGGGGGGtcggggagggtgggggggggaaagaggggcggaaGCACTGGAGGTTAGGCGACATTCCTCGAATTCCGCCGAAAGCAGCCGCATTCTTCTCTTCCCCCACTACCGCAACAGCGGCGAGGAGACACACACTAACGCAACATTCACACACATTTGCCCTGGCATTCGGCCATTCCCTCCCCTCCGTAGCGAGCGCTTGGGAATGGGCAAAGGAGGGGAACACCTGCCTATCGTGAGAACGGCCTGCAGCGAAGCCGCCGCCGGCTCGCCACCTATGCGAGACTGCGGCCGGCGGGCGAACTAAAAACTTCGGCGGGCGACACCGCACGATGAATAAGGCCATTTAAATCCCTGGGCGCgcgtaaaatttatttacactaCGCCCAGGGAACATTCACACATTCGCCGCGACAACGAAAGACCGTCTCGTCGATACTTACATCGTTGCCGCGACGCACACACGCATGGCCACATCGCGTCACACACGGTGCCGCCCCCGACACAACACATCCACTCGAGGACGGTGGGGAACATATGCACAATGAAGAAGCGAAAACTCACACAATACACATACACATTGACTGCCTGTGAGTATTCCCTTCACTTCACGCAATATATAcaagaaacattcacactatgACACGGTGCCCCGCCTCACAGTGAATTGACGCATTGCGGTCACTGCCCGTCGCACTTATTACACTCTGAGGGGGTGCCGTAGGGGGAAAGTCGATGCCAGACCGTACTTTCACATTCACACAATTCAAACACTCGGGAATCTCACGGGCCCTAACCTAACACgaatttatacacatataaacTCTCGGGCGGTGAGTGGACGACCTCAGGAGAACATGACACAGGGGCAGGGATAAGAGGGAGTTGCGGGAGGGCAAGGGGGGCGTCGCGGTCCCTCGGCGTCCGTGAACTCGGCTCCCCTCGTCCAACGATGGGATCTCCGTCGTCCGGAACGCCGCCTTCCTCCGACGCCGCGTCGTCCCCGGCGCCTCCCGCTTCCGGCTGCTCCGTGGCTGCACCTCTGCTCCCTGCCCCTCCTCCGGCGGTGGGTGCGGCAACCCGGATGGGAGTATCTGCTGGCGGGTAATGGCGGACCCCGGTCATGTGCCCGACGTATATATCCCGCGACCACTTGATGGCCGCGAGAACCATCCTTCGTCGGGCACGGCGAATGCGGGATTTAGGGATGTGGAGCCGGGCGAGGAGTGTCATTCTCCCACGTCCAGCTCCCCAGTGCGCCTACCACCAACGCGTCGAGATGTACCTCCATCTCGTAGGCGCACCTGACCCGCATTCGATCGACCAGGGCGGCGCATTTCTCCATCTTCTTCGCTTTCGCTGCGGCCATTGCCTCTGGTCGGTTCTCGAAGGGCACGGTGGTGTCGATCACGTGGATCACGCCCCTCGGAACCTCCCAGATGACCATGTCGGGACGCAGCAGCGACTCGTCGCCATGTACCCGCTGATTTATCCGCACCTCCCATCCTTGCGGCAGCTCAGCGACCAGCAGACGGATGATCTCGTCGTGGCGCCGGGTCCATCCGTCCGCATGCGGCAAGCAGAGGTTCACCACATGCGGCAGGGTCTCCTCCTGGTGTCCACAGACCCGGCACCGAATGTCTCCTCTGGCCGCTCTTCTTCTTGCCGCATTCAGGGAAAGAACATTCAGCCGCGCTCTGTGGATAAAGCGCCAGTCGCAAAACCGGATCCCCACTCCTCCCGACACCCAGTGGTTCGAGTCCGGGTGTCGAGAGCTCACCGCTATCATCTTGCCTTGATCCGGCTTCGCGACCAGCGAGCGCCTGAAGCCCTCCCCCATGGCCGCCATGATGCTTCCATGCAGCCTCCTCCGGGCAGAGGCCACACCGAGAGAACACACCGGTTGAAAATGGCCGCCAGCACCTCGCCATTGATGTCAACACGCCGGTATGCGGAGTAGGGCACGCCGTCAGGTCCCGGAGCCGACGCCCGCGTCCTCTTCAGCCGGTCGATCACCTCTTCCGGTGTGATCGGTGAGGTGATCTCCCGCTCGCCGCTCCCTCGACGTCCTGGTGGGAACTCCGGCATGAAAGCCGGCCGTGGCTGCGTCGGATCGTAGGGGGTAGGGTTTGGTGAAGTGGGCCTCCAACGATCCCAGGAGGATTTCACGAAGCTTTCCGGTCGGGCCGTAAATGCGGTAGAGTGCGAGAGCTTGCTTACGACGGCAAAGAATGAGTCTTCGTCGTTTGCCGTTTGGAGGTCACGCAACCACTTCTCCTGCCTTACACTCAACGCCCCCTCTCCTTCGTCGCCTAAGGGTGTGGGTAGGGGCACAAACACTGGGGCTGGGGAGCCGGTGACACGTACCGGGGGCCAGCAGTGGGCCGAGGTCTCACTACCCACTGCTGGGGGTACTTGGTTCATTGGCGGAGGGGGGAAGGGGTCCGCCTGCGTCCACCGTTTGGCCTCCATCCCGCAGTGGATCGGCCACTTGGCCCTCTGCGGCCCCCAGGGAAGATTGCCCCGGGCGTGTGGGGGCCAAGCCACTCGGGGCATCACGGGGGGCAACGGTAGCACGCATCATTGCAGGGTTTTGGGGTTGGGCCGCTGGGGCCGATCTTGGTTGCGTCGGAGAGTGGGCCGAGGGATGGGGAATGACGTCACCATTACCCTCCTTCTCCGCACTACTTCCTACTCCGGACGAGAGCTGGCCACCGCGCGCCAATGAAAGCGCGGCTGCAGCTTTCGTTCTCATCGACGGTTCTCCTGGGAAACGTGAGAGGTCGGGGGGTAACACCACTCGCAGCTGCGCTCTTCCGAAGAAGGGCGCGCAGCTGCGCCACTTCACTATTGGAGAACAATGGTTGTGGGGCTAAGGGTGATAGCTCCCTGGCGGGGCGCATGTCTTGTCGTCGCTGAGTAGGGgccgggggaggagggggggaggggtttagggcGATGAGTGGGAGGGGGCGGGGGACGTTGAAAGGGAGGTGAGCACTGGGAGTGAGTGGCCTGGCGGGCTCCCGCGCCGTCTGCTCCTCTCGACGTCGCCTCTTCCTCCTCTTATTCCGCTCCCGATTCCTCCGCCACCTTTCCACGATGCAACGCGCACGTGGGGCCGGCCGCGCTCCTCTTCCAGAAATTAGGTGTCCGAGACCGGGCTCAAATCTCCGACGTGGCAGCGGGGGGCTAGGGGGGAGGGGACCGAAGGAGCCACCACACCGGGGAGGGGAATTTCGCGGCGTGAGTATGAGTTCCGTCCTCCGAGACGACTCTCACACTCGCTCACACGAGGCGACGCCAGGCTGTCCATCGCAGACGCAGCTGGGGATGACTTCGGAGCACTGGGAGTGGGGGAGAcgcgggagggggagggagattgCGTCGGGAGGAACACAATCTCCGGGGATGATGCACGGACGCTAGGGTAACGTTCCGTGACACCAGGGGCCAGGGGGAGGAGGCGGGGCAACACGAGGTCGTTGACAGGGGGGGCACTGTCAATGTCGACACGGAGGTCGTCCGACGCGTCACTACCATTGGCGGATCCCGAGGGAGCACTAATGGGGGATTGGAGGCGCACACGTGGGGAGGCGAGGAAGGCGGGAGAACGAATCGGGGCCGAGGCGAGGGCTTTTGGGTCCCACGAACCGCCACTCCACTCCTCTTCAAGTACCTTCCGCCACGACCGTGTAATACTCCCGGCAGAATCCATGGCGGGaagtggagatagaggtagaggtaGAGAAGTAGTTTTGGTAGATGAGGGGAGTTTTGGGGGCGTGCCGATGACGATACACTCCCCTCCGTCACACACCCGACAGAATCGGCCCCCCGATTTTTGGCATTTTCTTAAAATCCACAATTCGCGAACACGGCTCCAAAATCGCTTAGGTGGGGGCTAACACAGGCACAAAAAGTATCCCAAAGTGTCTAGAATTTCCTCATCGCGGTAGTCAAAATCGCGGTTAGAAAATGTCAGGCTCTGGGGGGACGCGGCGCATCCTCGTCGGCGGGCAGTAGGGCAGGTATCCAAGGTGCCGCCGTGGTCTACCGGGGCTCCACGCATAGCCATTAGGCCGAGGTCCTGGACATAAGCTGGCTGGTGTCGTCGCCGCCTCCGCGTCCTCGTCACCTGCCGCAACTCGCCTCCTTGGCCTTCCCCAAACAGCTGGTGGCGCTTCATTTTGTCGTTGGGGAAGCTCCTTCCCACACCGTGGTTTCCCTGTTTTCAAGAAATACATCACTATCATTAGtccttaaataaatattcataatggccaaataattattcatatcatCATTCACACTCCCATTTACTCCCTCATTCACGCTAATATCGTCCAATTCCTTCCTTACGTTCTATCAATGACTTTTACGCTATTACTTTCTGTTTCTATCTTTAACataaaaatggggaaaaactaataaattattttgactGATACGAGAGGTTTGTCACAGGTTTAATAGTAAAATTGAAGAGTTGTACGACATCGAT
It encodes the following:
- the LOC124170218 gene encoding uncharacterized protein LOC124170218, with protein sequence MIAVSSRHPDSNHWVSGGVGIRFCDWRFIHRARLNVLSLNAARRRAARGDIRCRVCGHQEETLPHVVNLCLPHADGWTRRHDEIIRLLVAELPQGWEVRINQRVHGDESLLRPDMVIWEVPRGVIHVIDTTVPFENRPEAMAAAKAKKMEKCAALVDRMRVRCAYEMEVHLDALVVGALGSWTWENDTPRPAPHP